In Phocoena sinus isolate mPhoSin1 chromosome 10, mPhoSin1.pri, whole genome shotgun sequence, a single genomic region encodes these proteins:
- the DYRK2 gene encoding dual specificity tyrosine-phosphorylation-regulated kinase 2 isoform X2, producing MNDHLHVGSHSHGQVQVQQLFEDNSNKRTVLTTQPNGLTTVGKTGLPVVPERQLESIHRRQGSSTSLKSLEGVGKVKAISMTPEQAMKQYMQKLSSFEHHEIFNYPEIYFLGPNAKKRQGMTGGPNNGGYDDDQGSYVQVPHDHVAYRYEVLKVIGKGSFGQVVKAYDHKVHQHVALKMVRNEKRFHRQAAEEIRILEHLRKQDKDNTMNVIHMLENFTFRNHICMTFELLSMNLYELIKKNKFQGFSLPLVRKFAHSILQCLDALHKNRIIHCDLKPENILLKQQGRSGIKVIDFGSSCYEHQRVYTYIQSRFYRAPEVILGARYGMPIDMWSLGCILAELLTGYPLLPGEDEGDQLACMIELLGMPSQKLLDASKRAKNFVSSKGYPRYCTVTTLSDGSVVLNGGRSRRGKLRGPPESREWGNALKGCDDPLFLDFLKQCLEWDPAVRMTPGQALRHPWLRRRLPKPPTGEKTSVKRITESTGAITSISKLPPPSSSASKLRTNLAQMTDANGNIQQRTVLPKLVS from the coding sequence ATGAATGACCACCTACACGTCGGCAGCCACAGCCACGGACAGGTCCAGGTTCAGCAGCTGTTTGAGGATAACAGTAACAAGCGGACAGTGCTCACAACACAACCAAATGGGCTTACAACGGTGGGCAAAACGGGGTTGCCGGTGGTGCCGGAGCGGCAGCTGGAGAGCATCCACAGGCGGCAGGGGAGCTCCACCTCTCTGAAGTCTCTGGAAGGCGTGGGGAAGGTGAAAGCCATCTCCATGACACCCGAGCAAGCGATGAAGCAATACATGCAAAAACTAAGCAGCTTCGAACACCACGAGATTTTCAACTACCCTGAAATATACTTCTTGGGTCCAAACGCAAAGAAGCGCCAGGGCATGACAGGCGGGCCGAACAACGGTGGCTACGACGATGACCAGGGATCCTACGTGCAGGTGCCTCACGATCACGTGGCTTACAGGTACGAGGTCCTCAAGGTCATTGGGAAGGGGAGCTTTGGGCAGGTGGTCAAGGCCTATGACCACAAAGTCCACCAGCACGTGGCCCTGAAGATGGTGAGGAACGAGAAGCGTTTCCACCGGCAGGCGGCCGAGGAGATCCGCATCCTGGAGCACCTGCGGAAGCAGGACAAGGACAACACCATGAACGTCATCCACATGCTGGAGAACTTCACCTTCCGCAACCACATCTGCATGACGTTCGAGCTGCTCAGCATGAACCTCTACGAGCTCATCAAGAAGAACAAGTTCCAGGGCTTCAGCCTGCCTTTGGTTCGCAAGTTCGCCCACTCCATCCTGCAGTGCCTGGATGCTTTGCACAAAAACAGGATAATTCACTGTGACTTGAAGCCCGAGAACATTTTACTGAAGCAGCAGGGTAGAAGCGGGATTAAAGTGATTGATTTTGGCTCCAGTTGTTACGAGCATCAGCGGGTCTACACGTACATCCAGTCCCGTTTTTACCGGGCCCCGGAAGTGATCCTCGGCGCCAGGTACGGCATGCCCATCGACATGTGGAGCCTGGGCTGCATCCTAGCGGAGCTCCTGACTGGTTACCCCCTGTTGCCTGGGGAAGATGAAGGGGACCAGCTGGCCTGTATGATTGAACTGTTGGGCATGCCCTCCCAGAAACTGCTGGATGCATCCAAGCGAGCCAAAAATTTTGTGAGCTCCAAGGGTTATCCCCGTTACTGCACTGTCACGACTCTCTCAGACGGCTCCGTGGTTCTCAATGGAGGCCGTTCCCGGAGAGGGAAACTGAGGGGCCCACCGGAGAGCAGAGAGTGGGGGAATGCACTGAAGGGGTGTGACGATCCCCTTTTCCTTGACTTCTTAAAACAGTGTTTAGAATGGGATCCTGCGGTTCGCATGACCCCTGGCCAGGCTTTGCGGCATCCCTGGCTGAGGAGGCGGCTGCCAAAGCCTCCAACGGGGGAGAAGACGTCAGTGAAAAGGATCACCGAGAGCACTGGTGCTATCACATCCATTTCCAAGTTACCTCCACCTTCCAGCTCAGCCTCCAAACTGAGGACTAATTTGGCACAGATGACAGATGCCAATGGGAATATTCAGCAGAGGACAGTGTTGCCAAAACTTGTTAGCTGA
- the DYRK2 gene encoding dual specificity tyrosine-phosphorylation-regulated kinase 2 isoform X1, protein MLTRKPSAAAPAAYPTGRGGDSAVRQLQASPGLGAGAPRSGVGTGPPSPIALPPLRASNAATAAHTIGGSKHTMNDHLHVGSHSHGQVQVQQLFEDNSNKRTVLTTQPNGLTTVGKTGLPVVPERQLESIHRRQGSSTSLKSLEGVGKVKAISMTPEQAMKQYMQKLSSFEHHEIFNYPEIYFLGPNAKKRQGMTGGPNNGGYDDDQGSYVQVPHDHVAYRYEVLKVIGKGSFGQVVKAYDHKVHQHVALKMVRNEKRFHRQAAEEIRILEHLRKQDKDNTMNVIHMLENFTFRNHICMTFELLSMNLYELIKKNKFQGFSLPLVRKFAHSILQCLDALHKNRIIHCDLKPENILLKQQGRSGIKVIDFGSSCYEHQRVYTYIQSRFYRAPEVILGARYGMPIDMWSLGCILAELLTGYPLLPGEDEGDQLACMIELLGMPSQKLLDASKRAKNFVSSKGYPRYCTVTTLSDGSVVLNGGRSRRGKLRGPPESREWGNALKGCDDPLFLDFLKQCLEWDPAVRMTPGQALRHPWLRRRLPKPPTGEKTSVKRITESTGAITSISKLPPPSSSASKLRTNLAQMTDANGNIQQRTVLPKLVS, encoded by the exons ATGTTAACCAGGAAACCTTCGGCCGCCGCTCCCGCCGCCTACCCGACCG GCCGAGGAGGGGACAGCGCCGTTCGCCAGCTTCAGGCTTCCCCGGGGCTCGGTGCGGGGGCTCCCCGGAGCGGAGTGGGGACCGGCCCGCCCTCCCCCATCGCCCTGCCGCCGCTCCGGGCCAGCAACGCTGCCACCGCAGCCCACACG ATTGGCGGCAGTAAGCACACAATGAATGACCACCTACACGTCGGCAGCCACAGCCACGGACAGGTCCAGGTTCAGCAGCTGTTTGAGGATAACAGTAACAAGCGGACAGTGCTCACAACACAACCAAATGGGCTTACAACGGTGGGCAAAACGGGGTTGCCGGTGGTGCCGGAGCGGCAGCTGGAGAGCATCCACAGGCGGCAGGGGAGCTCCACCTCTCTGAAGTCTCTGGAAGGCGTGGGGAAGGTGAAAGCCATCTCCATGACACCCGAGCAAGCGATGAAGCAATACATGCAAAAACTAAGCAGCTTCGAACACCACGAGATTTTCAACTACCCTGAAATATACTTCTTGGGTCCAAACGCAAAGAAGCGCCAGGGCATGACAGGCGGGCCGAACAACGGTGGCTACGACGATGACCAGGGATCCTACGTGCAGGTGCCTCACGATCACGTGGCTTACAGGTACGAGGTCCTCAAGGTCATTGGGAAGGGGAGCTTTGGGCAGGTGGTCAAGGCCTATGACCACAAAGTCCACCAGCACGTGGCCCTGAAGATGGTGAGGAACGAGAAGCGTTTCCACCGGCAGGCGGCCGAGGAGATCCGCATCCTGGAGCACCTGCGGAAGCAGGACAAGGACAACACCATGAACGTCATCCACATGCTGGAGAACTTCACCTTCCGCAACCACATCTGCATGACGTTCGAGCTGCTCAGCATGAACCTCTACGAGCTCATCAAGAAGAACAAGTTCCAGGGCTTCAGCCTGCCTTTGGTTCGCAAGTTCGCCCACTCCATCCTGCAGTGCCTGGATGCTTTGCACAAAAACAGGATAATTCACTGTGACTTGAAGCCCGAGAACATTTTACTGAAGCAGCAGGGTAGAAGCGGGATTAAAGTGATTGATTTTGGCTCCAGTTGTTACGAGCATCAGCGGGTCTACACGTACATCCAGTCCCGTTTTTACCGGGCCCCGGAAGTGATCCTCGGCGCCAGGTACGGCATGCCCATCGACATGTGGAGCCTGGGCTGCATCCTAGCGGAGCTCCTGACTGGTTACCCCCTGTTGCCTGGGGAAGATGAAGGGGACCAGCTGGCCTGTATGATTGAACTGTTGGGCATGCCCTCCCAGAAACTGCTGGATGCATCCAAGCGAGCCAAAAATTTTGTGAGCTCCAAGGGTTATCCCCGTTACTGCACTGTCACGACTCTCTCAGACGGCTCCGTGGTTCTCAATGGAGGCCGTTCCCGGAGAGGGAAACTGAGGGGCCCACCGGAGAGCAGAGAGTGGGGGAATGCACTGAAGGGGTGTGACGATCCCCTTTTCCTTGACTTCTTAAAACAGTGTTTAGAATGGGATCCTGCGGTTCGCATGACCCCTGGCCAGGCTTTGCGGCATCCCTGGCTGAGGAGGCGGCTGCCAAAGCCTCCAACGGGGGAGAAGACGTCAGTGAAAAGGATCACCGAGAGCACTGGTGCTATCACATCCATTTCCAAGTTACCTCCACCTTCCAGCTCAGCCTCCAAACTGAGGACTAATTTGGCACAGATGACAGATGCCAATGGGAATATTCAGCAGAGGACAGTGTTGCCAAAACTTGTTAGCTGA